One genomic segment of Gorilla gorilla gorilla isolate KB3781 chromosome 23, NHGRI_mGorGor1-v2.1_pri, whole genome shotgun sequence includes these proteins:
- the A4GALT gene encoding lactosylceramide 4-alpha-galactosyltransferase — translation MSKPPDLLLRLLRGAPRQRVCTLFIIGFKFTFFVSIMIYWHVVGEPKEKGQLYNLPAEIPCPTLAPPTPPSHGPAPGNIFFLETSDRTNPNFLFMCSVESAARTHPESHVLVLMKGLPGGNASLPRHLGISLLSCFPNVQMLPLDLRELFRDTPLADWYAAVQGRWEPYLLPVLSDASRIALMWKFGGIYLDTDFIVLKNLRNLTNVLGTQSRYVLNGAFLAFERQHEFMALCMRDFVDHYNGWIWGHQGPQLLTRVFKKWCSIRSLAESRACRGVTTLPPEAFYPIPWQDWKKYFEDINPEELPRLFSATYAVHVWNKKSQGTRFEATSRALLAQLHARYCPTTHEAMKMYL, via the coding sequence ATGTCCAAGCCCCCCGACCTCCTGCTGCGGCTGCTCCGGGGCGCCCCAAGGCAGCGGGTCTGTACCCTGTTCATCATCGGCTTCAAGTTCACGTTTTTCGTCTCCATCATGATCTACTGGCACGTTGTGGGAGAGCCCAAGGAGAAAGGGCAGCTCTATAACCTGCCAGCAGAGATCCCCTGCCCCACCTtggcaccccccaccccaccctcccacgGCCCCGCTCCAGGCAACATCTTCTTCCTGGAGACTTCAGACCGGACCAACCCTAACTTCCTGTTCATGTGCTCGGTGGAGTCGGCCGCCAGAACTCACCCCGAATCCCACGTGCTGGTCCTGATGAAAGGGCTTCCGGGTGGCAACGCCTCCCTGCCCCGGCACCTGGGCATCTCACTTCTGAGCTGCTTCCCGAATGTCCAGATGCTCCCGCTGGACCTGCGGGAGCTGTTCCGGGACACACCCCTGGCCGACTGGTACGCGGCCGTGCAGGGGCGCTGGGAGCCCTACCTGCTGCCCGTGCTCTCCGACGCCTCCAGGATCGCACTCATGTGGAAGTTCGGCGGCATCTACCTGGACACGGACTTCATTGTTCTCAAGAACCTGAGGAACCTGACCAACGTGCTGGGCACCCAGTCCCGCTACGTCCTCAACGGCGCTTTCCTGGCCTTCGAGCGCCAGCACGAGTTCATGGCGCTGTGCATGCGGGACTTTGTGGACCACTACAACGGCTGGATCTGGGGTCACCAGGGCCCGCAGCTGCTCACGCGGGTCTTCAAGAAGTGGTGTTCCATCCGCAGCCTGGCCGAGAGCCGCGCCTGCCGCGGCGTCACCACCCTGCCCCCTGAGGCCTTCTACCCCATCCCCTGGCAGGACTGGAAGAAGTACTTTGAGGACATCAACCCCGAGGAGCTGCCGCGGCTGTTCAGTGCCACCTATGCTGTCCACGTGTGGAACAAGAAGAGCCAGGGCACGCGGTTCGAGGCCACGTCCAGGGCACTGCTGGCCCAGCTCCATGCCCGCTACTGCCCCACGACGCACGAGGCCATGAAGATGTACTTGTGA